From the genome of Laspinema palackyanum D2c:
CGAAAAATAGATTAGGGCTACAAAAACCATTGCCCCAAAAACTCCCCCAACAAACCCGTAAATTACTCCTCGAAGTCAGGCAGATAACTGACTTCTTCTATCGCTTAATTCTAAGTATTTAACCCGGCCCTCTAAAACCTCATATTCGCGCAATCTGACTTGGGTGAGTTCTTGAATTGCCGTGTGTAACAGTGTGAATCGTGCATTCCATATTTTCACATCCTCAAAATCCAACCTTACCCCCCTTAACTTATCCCTTGCAATTAGTCCACTGTAACGGGGATATTTTCCGGATACAAGTTTAAGTTTTAGATAAAAGTTAAAGTTAGCTAAAATCCTGGGAACCCTTGCTATAACTGAGGTGTGGATTTATTAAAACTCGGTTCGGTGGGGTTGATGTTGTTATTTTGTACGGATTTTTGTCTAATCTTAAACTCTAAAAATGCCTAAAAATTCTCGTCATGGACAATCGGAAATTTTAACGGATTCAGATTATGCCAGAATTTTAAAACAGATAGCCAATCCGACTCATCGGCTATTTTTGACGATCGCGCGGTTCACTGGGGAGAGATGGGGGGCGATTACTCAGTTACAGGTATCCGACTGTTACGAGGATCCGCTCAAGTGTGCGCCTAGATCTTCCATCACTTTTCGGGCTAGTACCCGCAAGGCGTCACCCGACGGCAAACGGGAGACGCGACAGGTTCCCTTGCACCCGTTGCTAAAATCTGAACTCGAAAATTTTCACCCGCCGCTGCAAGGTTGGTTATTCCCCAGCGTGCGCTATCCAGAAAAGCACGTCACTTTTCAAGCGGTGGATCGTTGGTTTCGTCAAGCGGTCGATCGCGCCGGGTTAGGGAAGAGGGGGATATCGACTCATTCCACCCGACGGACTCTGATAACTTGCCTTTCCCGTTCCGGGGTTTCTATCCCGGTGCTCAAACAAATCACCGGGCATAAGAACGACCGGGTTTTACTCCGGTATGTGGAGGTAGACCCTGACCAGATAGCGAATGCGATCGCTCTGCTGTGATTCCCTTATTTTGTTCAGTTAACCCTTAGAAATCATGAGACATATCAATTTCCAGGTTTCATCATCCGGTGAGGTCATCAGTCTTGACGGGTTCAACCGCGATCATGTTTTAACGAAGGCACTGATCGGGGATTCCACTGCTACCCTAAAACTGACTGAGGTTCAATGGCAGTTTAGAGACTATGCCAATTACACGGTTCCCGGTATGCCCGTGATGGACTCTGAAATCTTCACCGCGATGGATCTCCTGTCCTCTGGGTGTAGTCCTGTTTTTTGGTTCCCTGCCACTGAAATGCACGGGGTACTAAGGAAGGAAGAAATCATCAATCTGATGAGTCTGGACTGGAATAATCGGTTTATAGAGTTCCTGGGCAAGGATCGCTATTGCTATGGCGATCGGCAATTTTTGAGGGCTAGTCTTTCAGACGCCGATCTCCTGTTACAGAATTACTTGGAAATCGTGACTGCACTACTCGAACAATACCCTAACCTCTATCTAGTCCCGGTTGTCAGTCGTTTTCTGGGATCTAAGGTGCCGGTCTATTTTCGCGCTTACTCATCCTTAACGAAGTTTGACCGTTGCCTTAACCTTGATTGGTTGGATCCTGATAAGTCTGATTATTGGCTTGATGATCAAGGTCATCTGTCTGTTCTGGCCTGGACTATTTTAAGAGAGCAGCTTGAAGCGGTTTGACCCGTTCTTGAGTTGCGATCGCGCCGGGGGAATTTTGGGGGCGATCGCAACTCAACCCGGACCCCTCCCCCATCCTTCTGTTCTGTAGCATTGCCGGTTTAGTCCTGATGAGGGCAATGCTACAGAACAGGGCCCCGGGTCTGGCGTGGCGATCGCGCTTAACCCAGAATTTCTAAAATTCTCCAGGGGGATTCCCGGGTCATGATGGCTAATTCGACTTGCTCCAATTTTTTCCTGGGGACGTAGCGGCTCTTGATGCGATCGCCTTCTCTCCACTGATATTGGTAATAGGGTCCGGTAGATCCGGGAACCCATTGGGTGCTGGTCTTGCTGTTGCCCAATGGGTCGCGATATTTGTATTGTGTTCCAATCCACCCAGACGCGCCTGGTTTTCCGTTGTGTTTGCGTTGATCGCTTAATTGAAAATTTTCGCTAGATATAGCGTTGTTGGCGACCCCCAATGACACCATATCTGGTGTAAAATCAGACGATTGCACCCTTTGATGGTCGTTTCTCTCTAGGATGCGATCGCCTGAGTTCCCGGTAGTTTTACAAGCGACTCTGCCGGGATTCTCTGTCTTTTGGCCAAAAATCAGATCATCCCAGATCGCCTTCCCTCCCTCCACTGTTAAAGGGGTTGAGTCGGATGCTACAGAACAGAAATTCTCCCCCTCGATGTTCTGTAGCATTGCCTGAGAATTGGGGTTCTGTTCTGTAGCGGTGCGATCGCCACCAATAGACCGATCGCCCTTGGCGGTTGCCTGTAAATTTTCCCCGCCGGTGCGATCGCCACCAATAGACTGATCGCACTCGCCGGTGCTGTTGAGATTTTTATCCTTGCTGTAAAAGGGTTTCGGCTCACCGGGGATAGCTTCTTCCCCTGGCGTTGAATTTCCCCCGCCGCCAATTTTCTCGCCGGTGTTGATTTGCGATAAAGGAAGAGATACCATTGGTTTCAACGGTTTCGCCGGTTCCACCCCTTGCCTATCCAATTGCGCTAAAGCACTATCCCCCTTTTTTGGGCTAACAGAGGGTTCATCCTCAACCCCATCATGCGTGTCGTAAAACCAATCCGGTTGACCATCGCGTGATGGGGTTGAGTATTTTTCAGGGTCAAATAGGGAGAGTTGGTTTGGACCCATAACTAATCCTCGCAACTATCAGCCTGTAACTCCGATTCAGACGCTTGACAGAATTGCTCCCAGGTGAGCGTTCTGTAACCAGCAATGCGAGTTTTTGGGGAAACCTGAATTTTTTCCATATCCTCCCCATCTTCATCTCGACACCCAGCGCAAGGGTTTGACTCGAAGGGTTCTAATGACCCCCCGCAATTGGCACAAACCCTTTCATTCGGAGCACAAACGGGACAATTGA
Proteins encoded in this window:
- a CDS encoding tyrosine-type recombinase/integrase, which encodes MPKNSRHGQSEILTDSDYARILKQIANPTHRLFLTIARFTGERWGAITQLQVSDCYEDPLKCAPRSSITFRASTRKASPDGKRETRQVPLHPLLKSELENFHPPLQGWLFPSVRYPEKHVTFQAVDRWFRQAVDRAGLGKRGISTHSTRRTLITCLSRSGVSIPVLKQITGHKNDRVLLRYVEVDPDQIANAIALL